A region from the Campylobacter subantarcticus LMG 24377 genome encodes:
- the surE gene encoding 5'/3'-nucleotidase SurE produces the protein MKKILLTNDDGYESKGLIKLAKMLKKHFKAEITIIAPANEKSACSHSISLTKPLKFQKIKKNFYKLDDGTPADCVYLALHALYKKRLPDLVISGINKGANVGEDITYSGTCAGAMEAVLHRIPAIALSQFYQDNQKELDFKLALKLTKKIVKNIFDHGFPLDKKEFLNINFPSSKVAFQGIKVCKAGKRIYSYEAHSNTNPRGVEYYWLAAANLDHENEKNSDITLLKQGYATITPIMLDLTAYKQIKNLKKWIKNG, from the coding sequence ACTAACTAATGATGATGGATATGAAAGCAAGGGACTAATAAAACTTGCTAAAATGCTAAAAAAACATTTTAAGGCTGAAATCACCATAATAGCTCCAGCAAATGAAAAATCCGCTTGTTCACATTCTATAAGCTTAACCAAACCCTTAAAATTTCAAAAAATAAAAAAAAATTTTTACAAACTTGATGATGGCACACCCGCTGATTGTGTTTACCTTGCTTTACATGCTTTATATAAAAAACGCTTGCCTGATCTTGTCATTAGTGGGATCAATAAAGGTGCCAATGTGGGTGAAGATATAACCTACTCAGGTACTTGTGCAGGAGCAATGGAAGCTGTACTTCATAGAATTCCTGCCATCGCTTTGTCTCAATTTTATCAGGACAATCAAAAAGAACTTGATTTCAAATTAGCATTAAAACTTACTAAAAAAATTGTTAAAAACATCTTCGATCATGGTTTTCCTTTGGATAAAAAAGAATTTCTAAATATCAATTTTCCTTCTAGTAAAGTAGCTTTTCAAGGCATAAAAGTATGCAAAGCAGGAAAAAGAATTTATAGCTATGAAGCACATTCTAACACTAATCCAAGAGGAGTGGAGTACTACTGGCTAGCTGCTGCTAATCTTGATCATGAAAATGAAAAAAATTCAGATATAACACTTTTAAAACAAGGTTATGCTACAATCACGCCTATAATGCTTGATCTCACAGCTTATAAGCAAATAAAAAATCTCAAAAAATGGATAAAGAATGGATAG
- the blaOXA gene encoding OXA-493 family class D beta-lactamase, translating to MKKIFLLFSLFCSFILANENLKDLFKDYNESGVFIAYDGKNYYSNDFKKANKRILPASTFKIFNTLIALNEGVVKDTNTIFYHYKGEEVFLPSWKNDANLALAMQRSQVPAYKELARKIGLEKMQKNLNKLNYGNQKISKIDEFWLDNSLQISPKEQAILLFKLANLTLDYPKHIQKEVINIIKLKENDHYELFTKTGWGLRQYGQIVGFTKSNKIYAFALYIDISDFNKLYLREKLAKKYINIILNIKN from the coding sequence ATGAAAAAAATATTTTTGCTTTTTAGTCTTTTTTGCTCTTTTATTTTGGCAAATGAAAATTTAAAAGATCTTTTTAAAGATTATAATGAAAGTGGAGTTTTTATAGCTTATGATGGTAAGAATTACTATAGCAATGATTTTAAAAAAGCAAACAAACGCATTTTACCTGCCTCTACTTTTAAAATTTTTAACACCCTAATTGCGCTAAATGAAGGCGTTGTAAAAGATACTAATACAATTTTTTATCATTATAAAGGAGAGGAAGTTTTTCTACCTTCTTGGAAAAATGATGCAAATTTAGCTTTGGCCATGCAAAGATCTCAAGTTCCTGCTTATAAAGAACTAGCTAGAAAAATAGGCTTAGAAAAAATGCAAAAAAACTTAAACAAACTCAATTACGGCAACCAAAAAATAAGCAAAATCGATGAATTCTGGCTTGATAATTCTTTACAAATTAGCCCTAAAGAACAAGCTATTTTACTTTTTAAACTTGCCAATTTAACACTAGATTACCCTAAACATATACAAAAAGAAGTGATTAATATCATCAAGCTAAAAGAAAATGATCATTATGAACTTTTTACAAAAACAGGTTGGGGTCTTAGACAATATGGACAAATCGTAGGTTTTACAAAAAGTAACAAAATTTACGCTTTTGCTTTATATATAGATATAAGTGATTTTAACAAACTTTATCTAAGAGAAAAACTAGCAAAAAAATATATAAATATTATCCTAAATATTAAAAATTGA
- the panD gene encoding aspartate 1-decarboxylase, translating to MKVTLLKSKIHRASVTEAKLDYIGSISIDEKLLQASGILEYEKVQVVNINNGARFETYTIATQEEGVICLNGAAARLVATGDKIIIMAYADFNEEEAKTFKPKVVFVDENNMAVKITNYEKHGSIFNI from the coding sequence ATGAAAGTTACTTTACTTAAATCAAAAATACATCGCGCAAGTGTTACAGAGGCTAAGCTTGATTACATAGGAAGTATAAGTATAGACGAAAAGTTATTGCAAGCTAGTGGAATTTTAGAATATGAAAAAGTACAAGTGGTGAATATTAATAATGGTGCTAGATTTGAAACTTATACCATTGCTACACAAGAAGAGGGAGTCATTTGTTTAAATGGTGCCGCAGCGCGTCTTGTTGCAACAGGAGATAAAATTATTATTATGGCTTATGCTGATTTTAATGAAGAAGAGGCAAAAACATTTAAACCTAAGGTTGTTTTTGTAGATGAAAATAATATGGCTGTTAAAATAACAAATTATGAAAAACACGGTTCAATTTTTAATATTTAG
- the panB gene encoding 3-methyl-2-oxobutanoate hydroxymethyltransferase: MRKSMLGFSEKKAKNEKITMVSAYDYHSAKILDVCDIDIILVGDSLAMVVLGMQDTLSVTMDEMLIFTKAVSRGAKKAFILADMPFMSYQSSDYDAISNASRFIKESHANGVKLEGGKEVFSKIKLISQAGIPVVAHLGLTPQSINTLGGYKVQGRDLHSAQKIIDDAKIIQDAGASMLVLECIPLKLAQKISSILSIPTIGIGSGKYCDGQVLVYHDLLGLNQDFKAKFVKHFDDFNPKVAVERYIHEVKNGIFPSQEYSFDFLDEELLDKLY, translated from the coding sequence ATGAGAAAAAGTATGCTTGGTTTTTCAGAAAAAAAAGCCAAAAATGAAAAAATAACTATGGTAAGTGCTTATGATTACCATAGTGCAAAAATTTTAGATGTATGTGATATAGATATTATTTTAGTTGGAGATTCTTTGGCTATGGTAGTGTTGGGTATGCAGGATACTTTAAGTGTTACTATGGATGAGATGTTAATCTTTACTAAAGCTGTTTCTCGTGGAGCTAAAAAGGCTTTTATTTTAGCGGATATGCCTTTTATGTCTTATCAAAGTTCAGATTATGATGCTATTTCAAACGCATCAAGATTTATCAAAGAAAGTCATGCAAATGGGGTAAAGCTTGAAGGAGGTAAAGAGGTTTTTAGTAAAATTAAATTAATTTCTCAAGCAGGAATACCAGTAGTTGCACATTTAGGTTTGACACCGCAATCTATTAACACTTTAGGTGGATATAAGGTGCAAGGAAGAGATTTGCATTCAGCTCAAAAGATTATAGATGATGCAAAAATTATACAAGATGCTGGTGCAAGTATGTTGGTTTTAGAGTGTATACCTTTAAAATTGGCACAAAAAATAAGTTCTATTTTATCCATTCCTACAATTGGTATAGGTTCAGGAAAATACTGTGATGGGCAGGTTTTGGTATATCATGATCTTTTAGGGTTAAATCAAGATTTTAAAGCTAAATTTGTTAAGCATTTTGATGATTTTAATCCAAAAGTTGCGGTTGAAAGATATATTCATGAAGTTAAAAATGGTATTTTTCCTTCTCAAGAATATAGTTTTGATTTTTTAGATGAAGAATTGTTGGATAAATTATATTAA
- the panC gene encoding pantoate--beta-alanine ligase: protein MEIVDTIKTAREIVKNWKSHNQSIAYVPTMGFLHDGHLSLIKNAQSHDKIIVSIFVNPMQFGPKEDYSQYPRDLERDIQLCKENNVDMVFIPDTSQMYSHYFSTYVDMNSLSNTLCGIKRPGHFRGVCTVLAKFFNILTPDVVYLGQKDAQQCVVVKHMIEDLNFDIKVQICPIVREDDGLAKSSRNIYLNQDERKASLALSKSIFCAEKMIQEGEKSSFKIIYAMTNILKQEKLIEIDYIELVDFDTMESVNTIGDNVLGAAAIFVGKTRLIDNFLLQGIK, encoded by the coding sequence ATGGAAATTGTTGATACTATTAAAACTGCAAGAGAAATTGTTAAAAACTGGAAATCACATAATCAAAGTATAGCTTATGTGCCAACGATGGGTTTTTTGCATGATGGGCACTTGAGTTTAATCAAAAATGCTCAATCACATGATAAAATCATAGTAAGTATATTTGTAAATCCTATGCAATTTGGCCCTAAAGAAGATTATTCTCAATATCCACGAGATTTAGAGCGTGATATTCAATTGTGTAAAGAAAATAATGTTGATATGGTTTTTATTCCTGATACAAGTCAAATGTATTCGCATTATTTTAGTACTTATGTGGATATGAATTCTCTTAGCAATACACTTTGTGGTATTAAAAGGCCAGGCCATTTTAGAGGTGTTTGTACGGTTTTGGCTAAATTTTTTAATATCTTAACTCCTGATGTGGTATATCTTGGACAAAAAGATGCGCAGCAATGCGTAGTTGTAAAGCATATGATTGAAGATTTAAATTTTGATATAAAAGTTCAAATTTGTCCTATTGTAAGAGAAGATGATGGTTTGGCTAAAAGTTCTAGAAATATATATCTTAACCAAGACGAAAGAAAGGCTTCTTTGGCTTTATCAAAAAGTATTTTTTGTGCTGAGAAAATGATTCAAGAGGGTGAAAAAAGTAGCTTTAAGATTATTTATGCTATGACTAATATTTTAAAGCAAGAAAAATTAATTGAAATTGATTATATAGAATTAGTTGATTTTGATACAATGGAAAGTGTTAATACAATAGGTGATAATGTATTAGGTGCGGCAGCTATTTTTGTTGGAAAAACAAGATTAATTGATAATTTTTTATTACAAGGAATAAAATGA
- a CDS encoding dinucleotide-utilizing enzyme, molybdopterin/thiamine biosynthesis family 1 has protein sequence MDRYTRIKWLINEENFARIQSTKVLVCGLGGVGGICTDALFRSGFGDLTLIDADRFETTNQNRQLHSENIGEEKAKIFERIYNAKSIVSKIDNEFLQSFNLSEFDLIIDAIDDIPAKVALANLVDLKKQIFISSTGGARKLDPTRIKTTSIFKTHGDALAKKFRYELRKSGFKGDFDVVFSDEEAHCKELGSFMGVTASFGLALASLALRKVLNKKA, from the coding sequence ATGGATAGATACACGCGTATAAAATGGCTTATTAATGAAGAAAATTTTGCTCGAATTCAAAGCACTAAGGTTTTAGTTTGTGGCTTAGGTGGAGTTGGTGGAATTTGCACAGATGCACTTTTTAGAAGCGGTTTTGGTGATTTAACTTTAATCGATGCAGATAGATTTGAAACAACTAATCAAAACCGCCAACTTCATAGCGAAAATATAGGCGAAGAAAAAGCTAAGATTTTTGAACGTATTTACAACGCCAAAAGTATAGTGAGTAAAATCGATAATGAATTTTTGCAAAGTTTTAATCTAAGCGAGTTTGATCTTATCATCGATGCAATCGATGATATACCCGCTAAAGTTGCCTTAGCCAATTTGGTTGATTTAAAAAAGCAAATTTTTATCTCATCAACTGGTGGAGCTAGAAAACTTGATCCAACACGCATTAAAACCACAAGTATCTTTAAAACACACGGTGACGCTCTAGCTAAAAAATTCCGCTATGAGCTTAGAAAATCAGGCTTTAAAGGGGATTTTGATGTGGTATTCTCAGATGAAGAAGCTCATTGTAAAGAACTTGGTTCATTTATGGGTGTGACAGCCTCTTTTGGACTTGCTTTAGCTTCTTTAGCCTTAAGAAAAGTACTCAATAAAAAAGCTTGA
- a CDS encoding biotin synthesis protein BioC, with protein sequence MQTFIRAKDTYSANTPVQKDMAKELCKMLVENDLSDFEAVFEFGCGVGDFSKTLQECIKFKHYFLNDIYPFENPCKFDEFGVFDMNELKNHHFYAKKFDLIASNACVQWLKIDELLENLASMLNQNGILLFSTFGEKNFTQIKQSTNLSLEYLSLEQIAQKLSKNFKIIKVKEELKELKFDHTLELFRHLKLSGVNALEKNFFISKAFLKNYEKEFQNMLNYHSICLLCKIIC encoded by the coding sequence GAGCTTTGTAAAATGCTTGTTGAGAATGATTTGAGCGATTTTGAAGCGGTGTTTGAGTTTGGCTGTGGGGTAGGGGATTTTAGTAAGACTTTACAAGAGTGTATTAAATTTAAGCATTATTTTTTAAACGATATATATCCTTTTGAAAATCCTTGTAAATTTGATGAATTTGGTGTTTTTGATATGAATGAACTTAAAAATCATCATTTTTATGCGAAAAAATTTGATCTTATAGCTTCCAATGCCTGTGTGCAATGGTTAAAGATAGATGAGCTTTTAGAAAACCTTGCAAGTATGTTAAATCAAAATGGGATTTTGCTTTTTTCTACTTTTGGAGAAAAAAATTTCACTCAAATAAAGCAAAGCACCAATTTATCGCTAGAGTATTTAAGTTTAGAACAAATTGCACAAAAGCTCTCTAAAAATTTTAAGATTATAAAAGTAAAAGAAGAATTAAAAGAGTTAAAATTTGATCATACTTTAGAGCTTTTTAGACATTTAAAACTAAGTGGTGTAAATGCATTAGAAAAGAATTTTTTTATAAGTAAAGCTTTTTTAAAAAACTATGAAAAAGAATTTCAAAACATGTTAAATTATCATTCTATTTGTCTTTTGTGTAAAATTATATGTTAA